The following coding sequences are from one Musa acuminata AAA Group cultivar baxijiao chromosome BXJ2-4, Cavendish_Baxijiao_AAA, whole genome shotgun sequence window:
- the LOC135610722 gene encoding myb family transcription factor RLI1-like has product MNLQTNDLHDLCFGSLGNAPFEALDLSYKAPAFLGCCFPVARNPFSSHTPRRGFMPPDLPTPGSSCVGSSPAAFYAAEQMMGLPLLDYRSVSKPTRTSSEAWSSNKPAASASFFEQDGISCRSRDDALDSVLNLRMLQSRVPSSRDDFSNFLREDPQPHPGSRQAGWSAASPPLVIHDPSVGCGPSSSSTEKQNSQLQTEKQLPKALSTAPGTALSNKTRIRWTQDLHERFVECANRLGGAEKATPKGILKLMNSAGLTIYHVKSHLQKYRIAKHMPERAEGKFERRAAANVAELDPKIGMQFTEALRLQLDVQVRLHEQLEIQKNLQLRIEAQSRKLQQMLEEQAKSNTSHVQTENMDVSSAGDSPAESFDDAQLLHQVSIED; this is encoded by the exons ATGAATCTCCAGACGAATGATCTCCATGACCTCTGTTTTGGATCATTGGGCAATGCTCCGTTTGAGGCTCTCGACCTTTCTTACAAGGCGCCCGCTTTCTTGGGGTGTTGTTTTCCTGTGGCAAGGAATCCCTTCTCTTCTCATACACCGAGGCGAGGTTTCATGCCGCCTGATCTGCCCACTCCTGGTTCGAGCTGTGTTGGATCGTCTCCTGCCGCCTTCTATGCTGCTGAGCAAATGATGGGCTTGCCTCTGCTCGACTACCGATCCGTCTCTAAACCGACAAGGACTTCCTCGGAAGCTTGGTCGTCGAACAAGCCCGCAGCGTCAGCGTCATTCTTCGAGCAAGACGGTATTAGTTGTCGGTCAAGGGATGATGCTTTGGACTCTGTCTTGAATCTTCGGATGCTGCAAAGCAGAGTTCCAAGCTCCAGAGATGATTTCAGTAATTTTCTACGTGAAGATCCCCAGCCTCATCCGGGGAGCAGACAGGCAGGTTGGAGTGCCGCCAGTCCACCTCTTGTCATTCATGATCCCTCT GTCGGATGCGGTCCATCAAGCTCCTCGACGGAAAAGCAGAACTCTCAGCTTCAGACAGAGAAGCAACTGCCCAAGGCTTTGTCGACTGCTCCCGGCACGGCTCTCTCCAACAAAACGCGAATAAGGTGGACGCAGGATCTCCATGAGCGGTTTGTGGAGTGTGCGAATCGGCTCGGAGGAGCCGAGA AAGCAACTCCAAAGGGGATTCTGAAGTTGATGAATTCAGCTGGGTTAACCATATACCATGTCAAGAGCCATTTGCAG AAATATAGGATTGCCAAGCACATGCCAGAACGAGCAGAAG GCAAGTTTGAAAGAAGAGCGGCTGCCAATGTTGCAGAACTCGATCCGAAAAT TGGCATGCAGTTTACAGAAGCATTGAGGCTTCAACTAGATGTCCAAGTGCGTCTTCACGAGCAGCTGGAG ATTCAAAAGAACCTGCAGTTGAGAATAGAGGCACAGAGTAGGAAGCTGCAGCAGATGCTTGAAGAGCAAGCCAAAAGCAATACAAGTCATGTGCAGACTGAAAACATGGATGTCTCGTCTGCAGGAGATAGTCCTGCAGAAAGTTTCGACGATGCTCAACTGTTACACCAAGTTTCCATCGAAGATTAG
- the LOC135610723 gene encoding small ribosomal subunit protein cS22-like, with product MAAISSFLSPNLYHNPRECSGIPKVSAWLVAGASPANYRSLSSFSLSSSASCSVRRRRAFSILAVDSTATAEPEVARRLYVGNIPRTVDNEELTKMFAEHGSVEKAEVMYDKYSGRSRRFAFVTMNSVEDANAAIEKLNDTEVGGRKIKVNVTEKPFQTIDLSLLQAEESTFVDSPHKVYIGNLAKTVTTDVLSKFFSEKGKVLGAKVSRVPGTSKSSGFGFVSFSSDEEVEAAIASFNNAMLEGQKIRVNKA from the exons ATGGCGGCGATCTCGTCGTTCTTGTCTCCCAATCTCTACCATAACCCCAGGGAATGCAGCGGAATCCCCAAAGTATCCGCCTGGCTGGTTGCCGGAGCTTCTCCTGCGAACTACCGATCATTGTCCTCCTTCTCTTTGTCCTCTTCTGCTTCTTGCTCTGTCCGCAGGAGGAGAGCTTTTTCCATCTTGGCCGTGGATTCCACCGCAACGGCTGAGCCGGAAGTCGCGCGGAGGCTCTACGTGGGGAACATCCCAAGGACCGTGGACAATGAGGAGTTGACCAAGATGTTTGCGGAACATGGATCTGTGGAGAAGGCCGAG GTTATGTATGATAAATATTCTGGAAGGAGCCGGCGTTTTGCATTTGTGACAATGAACTCTGTAGAGGATGCAAATGCAGCTATTGAAAAGCTTAATGACACT GAAGTTGGAGGTCGGAAAATCAAAGTAAATGTGACAGAGAAACCTTTTCAAACCATTGATTTATCCCTTCTCCAAGCTGAAGAATCGACGTTTGTTGACAGTCCACACAAGGTTTACATAGGCAATCTTGCGAAGACAGTTACCACTGATGTACTCAGCAAGTTCTTCTCTGAAAAGGGAAAGGTTCTTGGTGCAAAAGTGTCCCGAGTTCCAGGAACTTCGAAGTCCAGTGGCTTTGGCTTTGTATCATTTTCTTCTGATGAGGAAGTGGAGGCTGctattgcatcattcaacaatgca ATGTTGGAAGGGCAGAAGATTCGCGTCAACAAAGCATAA